The stretch of DNA AGCCCCTTCAAAAGGATAATGACGAATACTGGTGGCAGCATATACAGACTGGTATCGCTGGAGATACCATGTTAGTATTATCTGTTTATCTGTTTTTTTGGTTAGTTGGTAAGGATGTTGAATTGTATCTATTCATGAATCATGATATATGTACATTCCCTACCGTCTGAATGGGGATGCCCATTCCAGTCCTGTACAGAAATGTCATCTCTGACAGCATATTGactgttgtgcaaattttttgtACTTCATGGGCGGTTCTGTAACATGCAGTGCTACCGTGTACACTTGTGACTGAATTCAACAAAGTAATGGTATGGATTTATCGTTGCTTCTGCTGTTCCTACTTTAATGTTAGTTGGGGGTGCGACTTAGATTTGCAAGGGGCAAAGCACACCTTTGTGTACAAAAGAGGCCCAAAATAGAGGTCTAAGGATCTGTTTGTGAGGTCTAGACTTAGTTATGACATCCAGAGATCTGTTTGTAAGTcttagggacttgtttgtaaatcTTAAGAATTTTCTTGTAATATTCAACCCCACCAATGCAATAAACATAAACGACCACCACTTCTTTCTCCCTGTAAATAGCCTGCCATGGGGTAGAGGTGAGGACTTTTGGCCTCTTGCTTATTTGCTCTCTTTTTGTTTGGTTTGCTCTCCTTCTCTTCCTAAGATTACTACGTTGAGCTTAGACCCTCTCTTTATCTTTTCTGTTTGGTTTCGGCTCGTTCGATCCTCGACATTAGTGCTTGCAGATTAGTAGTTCCTCGTGATTGTTTTATTAGGTGttcttcaaaattttcaagtgtCATATACTGCCGCTCAGGGGGTGTCCTTGCCGTACATTATGCGTTTTTTAAATAAGTACATCGCGTTGTTGATTTAATCTTCGAAAGTAGCCACTGTTCCTTTGCGGCTTCTTTTTGGAGATCCCTTGGGTTTGACATTCCAGATGACTTCGAGGCTCGTGACATTCATCAACTGCCCCGCCCAGCTTCCATTGCGGGCAGCCACTTTGACACATTCGTCCTATTATGTTGTTGGCATCTCTGGAAGAGAAGGAACGGGATCACCTTCCGTCAAGAAAGCATGTCGCTGCGGCAGACACTGCAAGCGTGCAAGAACGAAGCTCGACTGTGGAGCTGCCGCCTGCCGTGCGGCGAGAGAAATATTGCTGCCCATTGGTGCTCTTTATTTTCTTTGGCAATGTAAGCCCATACCACAAATGTAATGTCTACTACTATCTGGTCATTAAAGACTAAATATTAAATGAATGAATCAGGTGGGGGGCCCTCTCCCCCTCCGttgacccctcaaaaaaaaaatctttgaaAGTAGCAGAAGTGCATATCAAGGCTACCACTTTAGCCATTTTCACTGGGAACATCGTCTCTTTTTATCGGGGGAACTGTTATATAACCTTTACCATTACAGAGATGTACAACGGTATGATTTCAAGTCATTTCACATGTAAGCTTGCAAATTAGTTGCCTTGAATTTGACATTACGTGACCTTTTATCAGTGGATTGCTCTATTTGAAACCAGAAGGGGTGTTATTTTGCATTGCATCGTATGTGGGGCAGTGGCATAGCTTTCACAATTTCATAAGCCTACTATCTTCACACGAGAGACTAGACCTATACTATATAAATAATGATAATTTAAAGAAAACTTGTATATGGTTGTACCAATAGGAACCGTCTCTACCTCAACGTGTACCAATAGGAACCGCCTCAGCCTCAACGCGTAAAGTCGTCGTGGCGCTTCCCTCCGGTTACTTCAAGTCGCTAAAGAGAAAAGTTGGGACCGAAATCTCTCGCTCGGCTTCCATGACCACCGTCCTTTAGAACGAAAAATGCCTTCCCTCATTGATCTACATCACCTTATTATTCCCATTTCGTACCGCATCTCTCTGTGACCACAGTACGAACCTCACCGTCCCCGTTTCAAACAAttgccactttttttttttgagaaaaacaaTTGCCACTTCGGGCGCTCACCCCAGCAAAAACCGAGGCGAGGGGGCGCAGCGCAGGGACCCCGAAACAATTTCAAACCCCTCGCGGCCTCGCGTCGACCGCCGAGCCCATTTCAAACCCGGAAAAACCCCAAGCGGCCAAGCGCACCGAGGAAGCGGCGGTGGTGGTCCCTTTTCCCCCTCGCCCCCCTCCACTCCAAAGCGGACAAACCCAAGCACGCGCCCAATCCATCCGATTCGGGGTTTCCTTCTCGCCCCCCACTCCCCATTCCCTTCTCCGTGGAGAGAtctggcggcggcgatgccACTGGggaagggcgcggcggcgatgggggcgGGGGACTTCGCGCTGCCGGACGAGGTCCTGGCGGCGCTGCCGCGGGACCCCTACGAGCAGCTGGATCTGGCGCGGCGCATCACGGCGATGGCCGTGGCCGGCCGGGTGTCCGGGCTGGAGCGGGAGGCGGGACGGCTGCGGGCGGAGGCCGCGGAGAAGGACCGCGAGAACGCGGAGCTGCGGGAGCGGGTGGGGCTGCTCGACACCGCGCTGCAGGAGACCAACGCCAGGCTCCGCGCCGCGCTCGAGGACAATGTGGGTGCCGGCGCgctccggggggggggggcatgctGTTCATTTTGGATTTGGGTTCGGTTGGCGTCTCGATTTGACTGTGGGGATTGGGTGTTTGCGCTGTGGGTGCAGATTAAGCTCAGCAAGGAGCGGGACTCGCTGGCGCAGACGTCCAAGAAGCTGGCGCGTGACCTGCAGAAGGTGCCCTCGTTTGACCTCTCCTCCTTCTACATACATATTTGTCGGTGTAATGCTCTAGGATTAGAAACTCCCTTGTTAGGAAGCTTATTAAGCAGGGAGATTATAGCAGTTAGGTAAGGGGAAGAATTTATTCGAACCATTTATTAGTGGATTCTTCTTCTAAGATCATAATGGAAGGATTGAATTATCCAGACATTCAATAGCATACTAGTCACTGTATATGTCAAGCAAAATGGTGTTTAACTTGGTTTATGCTGATGAAATCAATCACCCAATCTGCAGCCATGATCATTGGCTTAGTGCCCCCCCCCCTGCAATAAGGCACATTAGGGAGATGCAGTAATTAATCTGAGGAGTGAATAAATCTTGTCTCCTTTTCCCCCTCCCCTTTTCACATTACACCAAGAGGGGGAACTTTTTTTTAAGTTCTCAAAGACCAAGCCAGATGATGTTAGCCATACTTTATCTTTTTTCCCTAGCCTTTTTACGTGGCAGCGTTCTGATATATCTTCTCTATTCTCAGCTGGAGTCATTCAAGAGGCATCTGATGCAGTCATTGCGTGATGATAGTTCATCGGTGTGTTCATCTGTTTACCCAATAGATCATTTTGATTTATATGTTCTTCCTAATTTGTGGTAAGGGTTGAGATTGATTTTTTACTGAATCCTTCTCAAGCAGCATCAAGAAACAGTTGACATTACAACGTGCGATCAGTCAGTAGCATCAAAAGTGCCGTCATGTGGAGGTTCTACATACTTCAAAATTTGTAATTTCTATTAACTATCGAAAATTTCTTACATTGATCCCTAACTGTACCTTATTGGGAATGTTGAAGATGGTGGGTCTTTCAGTCACCCTGCGCCAAGTATATTGAGCGAGTCTTTGGATGTTGGAAGTACAAACCGAGAAGGTCTTGTTAGCTTATCATTTATTGATCGTCTTGTTAGCCATCAACTGATCATGCTGGCAACATAAGTTTCAATCATTTGCATTCCTGAAAATCAATTAGGTACAGCGGCAAGGCCTCCTATCCAAAAATATGCCCTCTCATCACACATCACTCCTCGCCTTACCCCGGAAGCCACTCCTAAAATATTGTCCACCTCAACTTCTCCAAGGCGAATGTCTACCACAGCAACACCAAAATTGATGTCTGGTGCCACCTCACCAACAAGAGCCCGAATTGAAGGGCACATGTCAATGACACCATGGTATCCATCAAGCAAGCAATCCTCTGCCGCTAACTCTCCTCCACGAGGACGACCCAACCcaggtttccttttttttctgagaCATGATGCTGTTTGGCACTACAATGCTATATGAATAGAACAAATATGGTTAATGCTTGGGGTTTTCAGGTAGGACTCCTCGCATTGATGGAAAGGAGTTTTTCCGCCAGGCCAGGTCTGTTGATAACCTGCCCTCTTTTCTGCACCATAAGCAAATGAGATGGATGATATATCGTTATTAACTGAACTTTATTACAATTTCTAGGAGCCGTCTATCATATGAACAATTTGGAGCATTCTTAGCCAACATCAAAGAGCTCAATGCCCATAAGCAGTCACGGGAGGTTAGTCAATTGGGTCCATTTGCTAATTTTTTGAATTGGATCCTGTCGtggcataacacaaaagttgttcacGTTTACATCTCAACCAGGAAACTCTCAAGAAAGCTGAAGAGATCTTTGGTCCTGACAACAAAGATCTGTACctatctttccaaggtttgcTAAATCGTAGCATGCCATAGGCTTCATGTCTCTCTTGGTAAGTTTGGTATCCAATTACATGAACTGAAATAGTcccttcatccatgattatgtACCACAAAAACTAGCAAGATGCACTAATTTATTGTTGGATTGCAGATAACTAAGTTGCTGCATTAGCAACTTTTTGCCATCTAGTTGCCGAATGCAAGGTCCAGTTGCAAGTTTTGCTCCCATAATCCACATTGGGTGGAACGATCGGACCTCTCTGAACAACTGAGTGTGTGCAACCGGTGTTGCTTCTGTAAGTGGTGTCCTTGCGGGAATCGGATGGCATTTCATTGCCTAAATTAGGATCCAGTCTCCAGTCTGTCATGGTGCCTATCCCTGTAAAATCTCGAAACAAACAAACATGAGAGTAATATTATGTCATTTATCCCCAACTTAATCTtcactaggggtggtaatgggctatGGCCTAGTAACCTCTTATAGCCCAACAAGGCCCTTAAATATTTTagattaaaattatataaaattagagcacagcccttttagggcccggtccttagattttctagttcaaaattttggactCTTTACCATCCCTAATCTTCACCTGTTGTTTTACTTCATCTCGTTCTGAGCTAACCAGGAACTTCCGTGCTGATCTGATTTGCACTCAAGTTGGCAGATAATATTATTTTGTTTCGCAGCTTAATTACCGAAGTTGGCAGATAATTCCCAAAACGCAGACAAGAAAAGGTTCACACTAGGACAAACATAGATACCAAACGTTGTCTGCATTTTCCATGGAAGAGTTCAACTGTTTAACCAGGCAAATGCTACGAGCAAGGGAAAGGTTCTTGCAATGCATAGCATGATGCACACCAATTACTGTAACGGTGTTCAACCTTCTCATCATGGAAGGACAGCAAAAAAACAAGCCCTGGACATAGTACATACTAGAAGAAGGTTAGGAGAAGGCCTCTACGCTCACCTTCCTCCTAGTGTCACGCTGTTACAGCGCGCGCGCACACCATATACCTGATACTATATACCAACTACTACCGGACCACCCATCTGTGACTCAAAAACAGCACCTGATCACACACT from Panicum virgatum strain AP13 chromosome 9K, P.virgatum_v5, whole genome shotgun sequence encodes:
- the LOC120650171 gene encoding uncharacterized protein At4g15545-like isoform X2 yields the protein MPLGKGAAAMGAGDFALPDEVLAALPRDPYEQLDLARRITAMAVAGRVSGLEREAGRLRAEAAEKDRENAELRERVGLLDTALQETNARLRAALEDNIKLSKERDSLAQTSKKLARDLQKLESFKRHLMQSLRDDSSSHQETVDITTCDQSVASKVPSCGDGGSFSHPAPSILSESLDVGSTNREAARPPIQKYALSSHITPRLTPEATPKILSTSTSPRRMSTTATPKLMSGATSPTRARIEGHMSMTPWYPSSKQSSAANSPPRGRPNPGRTPRIDGKEFFRQARSRLSYEQFGAFLANIKELNAHKQSREETLKKAEEIFGPDNKDLYLSFQGLLNRSMP
- the LOC120650171 gene encoding uncharacterized protein At4g15545-like isoform X1, whose translation is MPLGKGAAAMGAGDFALPDEVLAALPRDPYEQLDLARRITAMAVAGRVSGLEREAGRLRAEAAEKDRENAELRERVGLLDTALQETNARLRAALEDNIKLSKERDSLAQTSKKLARDLQKLESFKRHLMQSLRDDSSSHQETVDITTCDQSVASKVPSCGDGGSFSHPAPSILSESLDVGSTNREGTAARPPIQKYALSSHITPRLTPEATPKILSTSTSPRRMSTTATPKLMSGATSPTRARIEGHMSMTPWYPSSKQSSAANSPPRGRPNPGRTPRIDGKEFFRQARSRLSYEQFGAFLANIKELNAHKQSREETLKKAEEIFGPDNKDLYLSFQGLLNRSMP